AACGATGAAGCTTAACAAGAAAATGACTATAATAATATACGGAGAAGATTTCTGGAGAAAAGTAATTAATTTCGAAGAGATGGCGAGGACGAGAATGATATCGCAAGAAGATCTGAATTTATTTAAGTTTGTGAACAGCGTTGATGAGGCATTCAATTATCTAAAGAGAGAATTAATTAAAAATTACGTTAAATAGACTGATATGCTAGTAAGTATGACAGGATACGGCAAAGCCGAAGAATTAAGAAACGGACTGAGGTACACTGTAGAGTTAAGGACTGTAAACAGCAGGTACATGGAGGTGATGCTGAAATGTCCGAAACACATATACACAAAAGAATATGAAATACGTGAAATAGTTAAGCAAAAAATATCTCGGGGAAAGGTTAGTGTATTAATAGGGGTAGATACATCAGACAGCAAAGGGATATCAGATATAATGCTTGATGAAGAGAACCTAAAGGCACAGATATTAATATTAAAGAATATAAAGAAGAAATCGGGTTCAAAGGAAAAAATAAAATTAGAGCATATACTTTCTCTATCTGATTATTATCTGAGGGAGAATGATAATGCGGTAGATGAAGAAGAGTTTAAATTTATAACTGTGTTAATAAACAAAGCAGTTGAAGACCTATTTTTAATGAAGAAAAGGGAAGGTGCATTTTTAGAGAAGGATATTTTAGAAAGAATAAATTCTATAAACTCGGAGACAAGAACGATATCAGAACTGGGGAAAGAAAGGATTGCAGAAGAGAAGAGAGTTTTTAATGAGAAGTTGAATTATTATCTTAACGACAGGAACGTTATCGATGAAAAAAGGCTGGAGTTTGAAC
Above is a genomic segment from Ignavibacteria bacterium containing:
- a CDS encoding YicC/YloC family endoribonuclease; protein product: MLVSMTGYGKAEELRNGLRYTVELRTVNSRYMEVMLKCPKHIYTKEYEIREIVKQKISRGKVSVLIGVDTSDSKGISDIMLDEENLKAQILILKNIKKKSGSKEKIKLEHILSLSDYYLRENDNAVDEEEFKFITVLINKAVEDLFLMKKREGAFLEKDILERINSINSETRTISELGKERIAEEKRVFNEKLNYYLNDRNVIDEKRLEFELALLTERMDITEECVRLNSHIDFFRENVNSKENAGRRLNFLLQEMNREINTIASKASDAVISQKVSLLKEELEKIREQIQNVE